The following are encoded in a window of Harmonia axyridis chromosome 7, icHarAxyr1.1, whole genome shotgun sequence genomic DNA:
- the LOC123683937 gene encoding low-density lipoprotein receptor-related protein 6 → MYVYSECYLIFSLLICCLILQISYAYMWQGQDLLLYSTDKEINILNTSRVGGGRMRTTNVVRNLTQAAAVAYNYEERKICWSDHSLENIQCTTYLGSDPSNKVISNNTRTIITGVLSVDGLTCDWLTNKLYWTDSEANRIEVATMEGDYRKVLFWTDLDQPRTIALIPQKGIMVWTDWGETPKIEKAGMNGDPNTRKKIITKDIFWPNGLTIDYKAEKIYWIDARLSFIDVMDYDGKNRQRILKAKFEYPHSLTYFQNRFYYTDWKTWSIHGFDKNFRHSVKEIEHFHNVVPVDVHVWNPETQEKFPNPCDKNNGGCSHLCLLAPYPPGYTCSCPIGIKNINNLTCADGPEEILLLARRADICVVYLDSPEYTYKTVPLTNSRFAVGIDYDVKEGFIYWTDDSMKKIERARLDGSEQQDVVNVEVVSPDGIAIDWISRNIYWIDTGADRIEVITIEKGFRKVLISDDLEKPRAIAVAPEIGWLFWSDWSDRKPKIERANLDGTERIMIVSKDLVWPNGVTLDIEARKIYWCDAKEDKIEFANMDGTDRRVLINTDVPHVFGLSLLGEYLYWTDWERRAIDRAHKNLGNREIIVDQLPNVMGLKVVNLKTEIGFNFCKINNGNCSQICLPKKGGRICACQIDFELDAGGIDCVKPKTFLLYTLGNKIGRIGIENRGNEMSLPISGKKHASGLDFDGNAMRIYWSDSKSRTIMRAFVNGSHPHKVIESGLSSPNGIAVDWLSLNIYWTDSESHKIEVSRLMGSSRRTLLCGEIYEPHSIVLDPLAGYMYWSEWGTSNFLKKAAMDGSNPRKLLATTGPASSLVLDYQSRRLYWVEIGILSPAILSSDLDGNDKKFVLRGGSYKPSAVALDGNNLFWSDSASKKILKISKEDAETSFVGKVFGSSKSDDTLQEEIFKLPDVTNNLLVYDPEKHNGSNQCFVSNGGCSHLCLPLPGKNPDDSASFTCACPNHYTLQENKCLPPKEFMVYSQKNLTVRLMLDTPDCPEAVLPISSLKMVKAIEYDPVHNFLYWVEGKSHALRRAEVTGTLTSIVVSESEDVHPFDLALDPIGRILFWTCSAQDLINVTRLDNNISFGVIQRKNEKPRLLAIHYSKRLLFYTDVGASPQIVRIRLDGSHHLVIAKAADVTAIAVDVDNDLLVWAQGHSIYISNIDGENQHVLLNESNAKISQLTVHLGWLYWIDKELHQLQRLELISGKSRSTLPIQASRITDLISVKNPDRTHPCWHNQKKCSHFCIMNSTSAECACPQDKVLQDDRRTCISLPNCGNDYYFTCSLSQSNKRDCIPIAWKCDMQKDCKDGSDEMDCTTCNQNQHRCNDGQCVDNVILCDGIAQCPDNSDEAKCCHNSFQCPETESCIAYSSVCDGIDNCPDGADELNCDHTNSLTVVTIILGILVVVMSCSLIFYCLKKKFTTVDKIGDYSDDALNPLQSGSQLKMQNARKGIPDVVRMSMVNGSNSSSCDRSHITGASSSIIGSSSCYPRETLNPPPSRATTHASTRGSSPSSRYRPYRHYRSINQPPPPTPCSTDVCDESDYNYPSRCGKYDTGPFPPPPTPRSHCQSESCPPSPSSRSSTYFSPLPPPPSPVISPRHYHT, encoded by the exons ATGTATGTTTATTCAGAATGCTATCTAATATTTTCACTTCTAATATGCTGTTTGATTCTGCAGATTAGTTATG caTACATGTGGCAAGGACAAGATCTTCTTCTCTATTCAACAGAtaaggaaataaatattttaaatacaTCCAGAGTCGGAGGAGGAAGAATGAGAACAACCAATGTTGTCCGAAATCTGACACAAGCTGCAGCTGTAGCTTATAATTATGAAGAACGAAAAATTTGTTGGAGTGACCATTCGCTTGAAAATATTCAGTGCACAACATATCTAGGATCAGATCCATCGAATAAG GTTATTTCGAATAATACTAGAACAATTATAACTGGAGTATTATCAGTAGATGGATTAACCTGTGATTGGTTGACAAACAAATTATATTGGACAGACAGTGAAGCTAATCGAATAGAGGTAGCAACAATGGAGGGAGATTACAGAAAAGTATTATTTTGGACAGACTTGGATCAACCACGTACCATTGCATTGATTCCACAAAAAGG CATTATGGTTTGGACTGATTGGGGAGAAACTCCCAAAATTGAAAAAGCTGGAATGAATGGAGATCCTAATACAAGGAAGAAAATTATAACCAAAGATATATTTTGGCCGAATGGATTGACGATAGACTATAAAGCTGAAAAGATCTATTGGATAGATGCGAGACTGTCTTTTATTGATGTTATGGACTATGATGGCAAGAATAGACAAAGGATATTGAAAGCAAAATTTGAATATCCACATTCTTTGACATATTTCCAAAACAGATTCTACTACACAGATTGGAAAACATG GTCTATACATGGTTTCGATAAAAACTTTCGCCATTCTGTTAAAGAAATAGAACATTTTCACAATGTTGTTCCAGTTGATGTACATGTTTGGAATCCTGAAActcaagaaaaatttccaaacccCTGTGATAAAAACAATGGAGGATGTTCTCATCTTTGTCTTCTGGCTCCTTATCCACCAGGATATACATGTTCTTGTCCTATTGGTATTAAGAATATCAACAACCTAACATGTGCAGATGGTCCTGAAGAAATATTACTTTTGGCCAGAAGGGCCGATATTTGTGTTGTTTATTTAGATTCGCCAGAATATACTTATAAG acTGTGCCTCTAACAAACTCTAGGTTCGCAGTTGGAATTGATTATGACGTTAAAGAAGGATTCATATATTGGACAGATgactcaatgaaaaaaattgaaagagccAGGCTTGATGGTAGTGAACAGCAAGATGTTGTTAATGTGGAAGTTGTTTCGCCAGATGGCATAGCTATTGATTGGATATCAAGAAATATTTATTGGATTGATACTGGAGCTGACAGAATTGAAGTTATAACTATAGAAAAAG GCTTTAGAAAAGTCCTAATTAGCGATGATTTGGAAAAACCTAGAGCAATTGCTGTTGCTCCTGAAATAGGCTGGCTATTTTGGTCAGATTGGAGTGATAGAAAACCCAAAATCGAGAGAGCAAATCTGGATGGTACTGAACGTATTATGATTGTCTCCAAAGATCTTGTTTGGCCAAATGGGGTGACTCTAGATATAGAAGcaagaaaaatatattggtGCGATGCAAAAGAAGATAAGATTGAATTTGCAAACATGGATGGAACAGACAGAAGAGTATTGATAAATACTGACGTGCCACACGTGTTTGGGCTCAGTTTGTTAGGCGAATATCTCTATTGGACTGATTGGGAACGAAGAGCCATTGACCGAGCTCATAAAAACTTAG GTAATAGAGAAATTATAGTTGACCAGTTGCCAAACGTAATGGGGTTGAAGGTTGTCAATTTGAAAACGGAGATAGGTTTCAATTTTTGTAAGATCAATAACGGAAATTGCTCCCAAATATGCCTTCCTAAAAAGGGGGGTAGGATATGCGCTTGTCAAATTGATTTTGAACTTGATGCAGGAGGAATAGATTGTGTAAAGCCCAAAACATTCCTATTGTATACACTTGGAAATAAAATCGGAAGGATTGGAATAGAAAATCGTGGAAATGAGATGAGCTTGCCTATTAGTGGAAAGAAGCATGCAAG TGGGCTAGATTTCGATGGAAATGCGATGAGGATCTATTGGAGCGATAGTAAATCACGCACCATAATGAGAGCATTCGTAAACGGATCCCATCCACATAAAGTTATAGAATCCGGTTTGAGTTCACCAAATGGCATTGCTGTTGATTGGCTGAGTTTAAACATTTACTGGACAGATTCTGAATCCCATAAAATCGAGGTTTCGCGCCTGATGGGATCTAGTAGACGAACGCTTCTTTGTGGCGAAATCTATGAGCCACACAGCATTGTGCTCGATCCGCTAGCTGG GTATATGTATTGGTCCGAATGGGGTACATCCAATTTCTTAAAAAAAGCAGCAATGGATGGTTCTAATCCAAGAAAACTCCTTGCCACCACTGGCCCCGCTTCAAGTTTAGTCCTTGACTATCAATCCAGGAGATTATATTGGGTAGAAATAGGGATTTTGTCACCTGCAATATTGTCTTCTGATTTGGATGGCAACGATAAGAAGTTTGTATTACGAGGTGGTTCTTACAAACCTTCTGCTGTTGCACTTGATGGAAATAATCTTTTTTGGAGTGATTCCGCAAGTA aaaaaatccTCAAAATAAGCAAAGAAGATGCAGAAACCAGCTTTGTTGGTAAAGTTTTCggatcgagtaaatcagatgacactcttcaagaagaaatattcaAGCTACCTGATGTTACTAACAATCTATTAGTTTATGATCCGGAAAAGCACAACGGCAGCAATCAATGTTTTGTAAGCAACGGTGGTTGCTCGCATTTATGTTTGCCTTTACCAGGAAAAAATCCAGATGATTCGGCAAGTTTCACATGTGCCTGTCCCAATCATTACACGTTACAAGAGAACAAATGCTTGC CTCCTAAAGAATTTATGGTGTACAGCCAGAAGAACTTGACAGTACGGTTGATGTTAGACACCCCTGATTGTCCTGAAGCAGTACTACCAATCTCTTCATTGAAAATGGTCAAGGCAATCGAATATGATCCTGttcataatttcttatattgg GTTGAAGGAAAATCACATGCCTTGAGAAGAGCAGAAGTTACTGGAACCCTTACCTCCATAGTTGTTTCAGAATCGGAGGACGTACATCCATTTGATTTAGCATTGGATCCCATTGGCAGAATTCTGTTTTGGACATGTTCCGCCCAAGATTTGATAAATGTAACTAGATTGGATAACAACATTTCATTTGGTGTCATTCAAAGGAAGAATGAAAAACCAAGATTGTTAGCTATTCATTACTCGAAACG GCTATTATTTTATACCGATGTTGGAGCTTCACCTCAAATCGTCAGAATAAGATTGGATGGAAGTCATCATTTAGTTATCGCTAAAGCTGCTGATGTAACGGCAATTGCTGTCGATGTGGATAATGATTTGTTGGTTTGGGCTCAAGGACACAGCATATACATAAGTAACATTGATGGGGAAAATCA GCACGTTCTTTTGAATGAAAGCAATGCCAAAATATCACAACTAACCGTACACTTGGGTTGGCTGTACTGGATTGACAAAGAATTGCACCAATTGCAAAGGTTAGAGTTAATATCGGGAAAATCTAGATCAACCCTACCTATTCAGGCTTCTCGTATAACAGATCTCATTTCTGTTAAAAACCCTGATCGCACCCATCCTTGTTGGCACAATCAGAAGAAATGTTCCCATTTTTGTATTATGAACAGTACAAGTGCCGAATGTGCCTGCCCTCAAGATAAAGTATTGCAAGATGATAGAAGAACTTGTATCTCGCTTCCGAATTGTGGTAACGACTACTACTTCACTTGCTCCCTCTCTCAGTCAAATAAAAGAGACTGTATTCCTATCGCTTGGAAATGTGATATGCAAAAGGACTGCAAAGATGGTTCCGATGAAATGGACTGTACAACTTGTAATCAGAACCAGCACAGGTGCAATGATGGTCAATGTGTAGATAATGTCATACTTTGTGACGGGATCGCCCAATGTCCTGACAATTCAGACGAGGCAAAGTGCTGTCACAACAGCTTTCAGTGTCCCGAAACAGAAAGCTGCATTGCTTACTCCTCAGTTTGCGATGGTATTGACAATTGTCCAGACGGAGCAGATGAATTGAATTGTGACCATACGAATTCTCTTACCGTTGTCACAATTATCTTGGGAATCCTCGTTGTGGTTATGAGCTGTTCtttgatattttattgtttgaaaaagAAATTTACAACTGTGGATAAAATCGGAGATTACTCCGATGATGCTTTGAATCCATTGCAATCTGGATCTCAGTTAAAAATGCAGAACGCACGGAAAGGTATACCGGATGTGGTTAGAATGTCAATGGTCAATGGAAGTAATAGTTCTAGTTGTGATAGAAGTCACATAACAGGTGCTTCTAGCTCGATCATCGGTTCTAGCTCTTGTTACCCCAGAGAAACATTGAACCCTCCTCCAAGTCGAGCAACGACACATGCTTCGACTCGTGGGAGCAGTCCATCATCTAGGTATCGTCCCTATCGTCACTATCGATCTATTAATCAACCTCCCCCTCCAACTCCTTGTTCAACAGACGTTTGTGACGAGAGTGACTATAACTATCCTTCTAGGTGTGGAAAATACGATACAGGTCCTTTTCCTCCTCCTCCCACACCAAGATCTCATTGTCAAAGTGAAAGTTGCCCTCCCTCTCCTAGCTCGAGGTCCTCGACCTATTTCAGTCCCTTACCCCCACCACCATCTCCAGTTATCTCTCCAAGACATTATCATACATAG
- the LOC123683938 gene encoding leucine-rich repeat-containing protein 70-like codes for MPSKECYATSIFIILCLLVDIGLSDVEILCPSECICLSQTQVLCNSGGLRSIPLTLLPVTVEHLSLTRNNFSVIKSDAFAGLKHLRKLHLDGNNISTIKPFAFRGLPRLKELSIQQTPLTTVPRFSFAGLQNISSIILSHNKIVQVESYAFAGTTNLKTIVLTNNPIIKLESNAFSGLISVERLCFPSGIRIIEPDAFSGLDTVEHLKLSFMDLPGVDASTFRGLINIGVFSIQESDLGIIESEAFEGVTNIKVLNFINNKIDSILGMNISQDHNIGTLKLYGNHILEIPRSETLNIVVHKLIIKSNHFPCNCQVKNLLEGPLVNGSISEFLSENYCISPLDMNGRLMSYLDFDSIIKCQEDVTKESLETARDTAGGLLRELSCYILFLLYFYL; via the exons ATGCCATCTAAAGAATGCTATGCAACGAGCATCTTCATTATTCTTTGTCTTCTTGTTGATATTGGTCTATCGGATGTGGAAATTTTGTGTCCTTCAGAATGCATTTGTTTATCTCAGACACAG gttCTTTGCAATTCAGGAGGTCTTCGTAGCATACCATTGACCTTGTTGCCAGTCACTGTTGAGCACCTATCACTGACCAGGAACAACTTCTCAGTCATCAAAAGCGATGCTTTCGCTGGTCTCAAGCACCTTAGGAAGCTGCACCTAGACGGCAACAACATATCTACCATCAAGCCTTTTGCCTTCCGCGGTCTACCTAGGCTGAAGGAACTGTCCATTCAACAAACTCCCTTGACAACAGTCCCTAGGTTTTCGTTCGCTGGACTGCAGAACATATCGTCAATTATTTTAAGTCACAACAAGATCGTCCAAGTGGAATCTTATGCGTTTGCGGGAACAACGAATCTCAAAACTATAGTGTTAACTAACAATCCCATCATCAAACTGGAAAGCAACGCATTTAGTGGTTTGATCAGTGTTGAGAGATTGTGTTTTCCTTCCGGTATAAGAATAATAGAACCCGATGCTTTTAGTGGTTTAGACACAGTTGAACATTTGAAATTATCCTTCATGGATCTACCAGGTGTGGACGCAAGTACTTTTAGGGGTTTAATAAATATTGGTGTGTTTTCGATACAAGAATCGGACTTGGGCATCATAGAAAGTGAAGCTTTCGAGGGTGTCACTAATATCAAAGTGTTGAACTTTATAAACAATAAGATTGACTCCATACTAGGCATGAACATTTCCCAAGATCACAATATAGGTACTTTAAAACTTTATGGGAACCATATATTGGAAATTCCTAGAAGTGAAACTCTGAATATTGTGGTCCATAAACTCATAATAAAGTCAAACCATTTTCCTTGTAACTGTCAAGTTAAAAATCTTTTAGAAGGACCGTTAGTCAACGGAAGTATTTCAGAATTCTTGTCTGAAAACTATTGCATATCTCCTTTAGATATGAATGGTAGATTAATGAGTTATTTGGATTTTGACAGCATCATCAAATGCCAGGAGGATGTTACTAAAGAGAGCTTAGAAACGGCAAGAGACACAGCAGGTGGACTATTGAGGGAATTGTcatgttatattttatttctgttatatttttACCTATAA
- the LOC123683939 gene encoding pulmonary surfactant-associated protein A-like encodes MYFSCNMLKRIIFYLLFLYLIASPTNGTSEKPFRNWLIHLGMREDPRDVTFKFYNNTSTPRNEFTLLNSMLISSAGQEDNIHSRIIKNSGIPLVDLGGHYYYFVTHVKANYFVAMEICRNHGMTLLSIESEEENTRIINYIIKYLSKIEHFWTSGGDLGQEGRFVWLATGKPYNYTHWSPPNPDNAGGEHCMEIWKIGDKHYIWNDKACNNDYHFICELKDCTEFCR; translated from the exons ATGTACTTCAGTTGCAATATGTTGAagcgaattattttttatttgttattccTTTACTTAATTG CTTCACCCACCAATGGCACTTCTGAAAAACCGTTCAGAAATTGGCTTATACATTTAGGGATGAGGGAGGATCCCAGGGATGTGaccttcaaattttataataatacgAGTACACCACGAAATGAATTCACTTTGCTGAATAGTATGCTTATATCATCAG CTGGACAGGAGGACAATATTCATTcccgaataataaaaaattctggGATTCCGTTAGTCGATCTTGGAGGTCATTATTATTACTTTGTGACACATGTTAag GCCAATTACTTCGTAGCAATGGAAATCTGTAGGAATCATGGGATGACTCTTTTAAGCATTGAATCTGAAGAGGAAAATACTAGGATAATCAACTATATCATCAAATATT taagcaaaattGAACATTTTTGGACATCTGGTGGTGACTTGGGACAGGAAGGACGTTTTGTATGGTTAGCTACAGGAAAACCCTATAACTACACACATTGGAGTCCTCCAAACCCTGATAACGCAGGAGGAGAACATTGTATGGAAATTTGGAAAATTGGAGATAAACATTATATTTGGAATGACAAAGCTTGTAATAATGACTATCATTTTATTTGTGAATTGAAAGATTGTACTGAGTTCTGCCGTTAA